A single Gammaproteobacteria bacterium DNA region contains:
- the ffh gene encoding signal recognition particle protein: protein MFNQLGDRLKETFRGLRGRGRLSEDNISQALREVRLALLEADVALPVVKSFLERVQQRAVGEKVLESLTPGQAVVRVVYDELVELMGSRNDALNLAARPPAVVLMVGLQGAGKTTTAAKLARLLKDRENKNVLLSSVDVYRPAAMEQLRRLSEEVGVAYFGDGDGALEIARGAVAHATTQVMDVVIIDTAGRLHVDEEMMTEIGRIHNEVSPVETLFVVDSMTGQDAVNSARSFDQVLELTGIVLTKTDGDARGGAALSIREVTGKPIKFLGTGESVEALEAFHPDRVASRILGMGDVLTLVEEVERKVDRKQAEKIAAKLKKGKGFDFEDFKDQLVQMEQMGGLAGMLDKLPGMTDLPEHVKNRVNDSETRRTIAIINSMTARERLFPALIKGSRRRRIAGGSGTQVQDVNRLLKQFTQMQKMMKKAKGKGGLAKMMSQMKGGVPGMSPFGR, encoded by the coding sequence ATGTTTAATCAACTCGGGGATCGTCTCAAAGAAACCTTTCGTGGTCTGCGCGGTCGCGGCCGGCTGTCGGAGGATAACATCAGCCAGGCACTGCGCGAAGTCCGCCTGGCACTGTTGGAAGCGGATGTTGCTTTGCCGGTCGTCAAGTCCTTTTTAGAGAGGGTGCAGCAGCGGGCTGTGGGAGAAAAAGTGCTGGAGAGCCTCACACCTGGGCAGGCTGTTGTCAGGGTGGTTTACGATGAGCTTGTTGAGTTAATGGGCTCACGAAATGATGCGTTAAACCTCGCAGCTCGCCCGCCGGCGGTGGTTCTAATGGTGGGACTCCAGGGTGCAGGTAAAACAACGACTGCTGCCAAGCTGGCACGGCTGCTTAAAGACCGAGAGAACAAAAATGTGCTTCTCAGCAGTGTCGATGTTTACCGGCCTGCGGCGATGGAACAGTTACGCAGATTGTCTGAGGAGGTCGGTGTTGCCTATTTTGGTGACGGGGACGGTGCTCTGGAAATCGCACGCGGTGCTGTCGCCCATGCAACCACGCAAGTGATGGATGTAGTCATCATTGATACTGCTGGCCGTTTGCACGTAGATGAAGAGATGATGACGGAGATCGGTCGAATCCACAACGAAGTATCACCTGTCGAAACACTGTTCGTGGTCGACAGTATGACCGGACAAGATGCGGTCAACAGTGCCCGCTCTTTTGACCAGGTACTCGAGCTCACAGGGATCGTTCTGACAAAAACCGATGGAGATGCCCGTGGCGGTGCAGCCTTATCCATACGTGAAGTCACGGGTAAACCCATCAAGTTTCTGGGCACAGGAGAGAGTGTCGAGGCGCTGGAGGCCTTTCATCCAGACCGAGTTGCTTCTCGAATCCTCGGAATGGGTGACGTATTGACCTTGGTTGAAGAGGTCGAGCGAAAGGTAGACCGAAAGCAGGCTGAGAAAATCGCAGCCAAGCTCAAGAAGGGTAAGGGCTTCGACTTCGAAGATTTTAAAGATCAGTTGGTTCAGATGGAGCAGATGGGAGGTCTGGCCGGGATGCTTGATAAGCTGCCTGGAATGACGGATCTGCCGGAACATGTGAAAAACCGAGTTAACGACAGTGAAACTCGGCGGACTATCGCCATCATCAATTCGATGACTGCCAGAGAGCGGCTGTTTCCCGCGCTGATCAAAGGATCGAGGCGACGGCGGATTGCGGGTGGATCGGGCACCCAGGTGCAAGACGTTAATCGACTGCTGAAGCAATTCACGCAAATGCAGAAAATGATGAAAAAAGCAAAGGGAAAGGGGGGCCTGGCGAAAATGATGAGTCAGATGAAAGGCGGCGTGCCGGGAATGTCGCCTTTTGGACGTTGA